The genomic interval ACACTGCTTAAATGAGTTAACAAGTCTAAACAGCGGAAAAACAGTTGAGAGCGTTTTAAGTGAGTGACTCACATGAACCACTTGTTAAACTCGACGCTGATGCTGCAGCCAGACGCTTTGCCCTTTCAACACTACTCTTTGTCAGTCTTGTCATGTACAAGATCTGACAGGACAACTGATGTCAAAATGAGTGGAGAATGTGTACATAGAAATACTCTTTGGCAGACTAAAATAGTTGAATCCTTAGAATAAATGTTTATGGTAGCAGTTGGTAAAGTACCCTAAATCAGACCTCTTGGAGTGTAGCTACAGCAGAGCAGAAAGTATGAAAAAGTGTGTAGtatagggctgggtgatatggcttGTAAATAATATCTCGATACTTTTAGGCTATATCgcgatatacaatatatatatgacCTATAACCAATAAATTATTGAGAGTTATTCAATTTCGATATTAACCGGCGCAGCTTTTCTAGCCTTTACAGCTCTGGTTTAGCGGCCCAGGAAACTCACAGACCAAGTGCATGCATTGTAGATCTTCTCACGTGATGCTACTCAGCCAATAAAATCTGTGCATTCTGATGCACGGGAGAGACGAGACAAGAGACAACAATCGGAGGAATAAGTGGCGTGCAAAAACAGAGCTTTTTTATCCAGAATGGACAGACTCTTGCAAGTTCATTCTTCCCACGGGCAGTTCAAATTCCGGTATGTCTCATGTGATCAGAGACCGTGGTGATTATTAAAAGCGGTAACATCTTTTTTTAAGTGGAGGCTGGCATCTTCCATCACCTTTTCCGACCTCAACACGTATAAACTCGCTTTGGCGCTTCACTTCTTCTCGCTCCAGGCTCTTTCCCTGTTCCCTGCTTCCCTCTATATACCAAAGGAGTGCGTCTGTGGGAGAGAAGTGAAACGCCAAAGCTAGtctcataaaaaaacgtcaatATTTACACTCAATGTTGGCGATATAGTCATCTACCACATCTGACGTAGAACAAGCTGCAATACATCAGGTATATTCGATATATCGTCCACACCTATGGGGCGATTACACCTGTACACATTTGCAGCTGGATGACTCAGCTTGATAGAAAAGTTACTGACTTGTCTCCTTTCTTTGTTCTCCCCTTCAGGTCCTTCATCCTCCCCCAAATCAGCCCTCATCATCATGGACAACACAACGAAcatcctctccatctctgaggCACTCTACCACCTGATGGTCGTGATGCTGACACTTGGTCAAAGCGTTCATTCGATGCCTGTTCCTACTGACGTCCCCATGTGCACAGCCTCAGAACCGGCCCAGTACAAGCTAACGTTTTCCGGCAAGTGGACGCGGGCAGCTTTCCCGAAACAGTTTCCTGTCTACCGTCCCCCTGCACAGTGGTCAAACCTCATTGGTAAGTGCACATCAAGCTGGTGTCAAAACTGTATTCTCATTGGTCACAGTATTGGCAGCAGGTGTATAACAGTATACTGGGTGAGTAACAGGTAGCTAATGTAGAAAACTACCTTCAGAGAATACCCTGATAGATCAGTATACAGGAAGTTAATGACAAATGTTTCTTCCCATTGAATGTCACCGATTGTTGTGTCAATACAGGTGAAATCTCAATAATCCACCTAAAACATTAACTATCaacaaataagaaataaaaccgTTCTTTTTATATCCTTTTGCAGAGATATAAACTGACTAATgcagttaatatatatatactgtatatctcttCTGACTGCAGACTGATACCTGCTGCAACCACTAACTtcatttccctctctgtctgctcttaGGGGTGACCCACAGCTCTGACTACCACATGTGGCAGCGTAATAGCTTTGCCAGCAATGGACTGAGGGAGTTTGCGGAGAAAGGCGAGGCCTGGATGCTCATGAAGGAAGTAGAGGCGGCCGGCGAACGCATCCAGAGTGTTTATGGGATCCTCTCCGCTCCCGCTGTTGCGGGAGGCACAGGCCAGACGAACACCGAGTTTGAGGTCTTCGCCAGGCACTCTTATGTAAGTCTCTAAACACCTGGTTTCCTTCAGTCTGGGTCGGGGCATTGAGGTCTTCAATGTGGTTCAATATGTACAACAAGGTGATGCTTTCTTTAAGGTCAGAGGGCTAAAGTATTTCTTAAAAATGTTGCCAATCATACAGTTGGTCTTATTGGACCATAGAGAGTTTTTTCCTTATATTCATGTGTAGCTTTAGCCATCATTCTTATCAACATAATAATATTTTACTAACAATAGACACGGTCTTACAACGAAGTGCACAGATCATGCAGATTtccagtttgaccgtttcataaaCAGATTATTTAGAAGTGAAAATGGAAGTCTTTGTAAGAATTATTATATTGTTGTAAGAATCCATTGCACCTTACAGAGGTCCTCATTGGTACAACTTTGACCCACAATACTAGTTGAGCAGTGTACAGTTATTATGGACATTTTGGGTGCATTAACTGTTGTTTAACTTCCAGGTAAGTATTTCACATACCTGGGTTAAAGTAGATCAGGAGTGTGGTTACCCCTGTGAGTTCTATTGTGAATGTATTTCCATTGAGGTTGTTGCATGTCTCAGCACTACAATTGTGAGTAACAACAGCCAAAACTATAAAAATAAGACCAGGGttgttaaataaacttaaattacctaacatttttatttaatgcaCCAAGTGTCTTTTTAGCCAAGTAATAAATTGGCACACTTCTGCTAACAGTTGATCATAAAAAGCATTAGATATTAAGAAAGAGCCACATTGTGCCTTTTTAAGTAGGTTGATGCAGCAAAACAGTTAATGCTACTATAAAACCAGCTCcagactgtttttttccatATGCTGCACCCTAAAGAGAGCTTCCGAAATGTAACAAGCTTAATTTATGTCTCTATAAATTATGTAAAACCCTGCAGGATTTGGCTGTTAATCTTCCTACTGATGAGTCTCTGGGTAGGTCATTAAGTCGGGGACACGTCTGACCAAACACAATGTTAGGTTTGGACAAGAGACGAGACAGAGTGgataggaggaggagaaagtgtGTCTGGAGGTGAGAGAAATGGAAATAGGCCAGTTGGAGACAAAAGATGCTCACCAACAAAAAACTGTAGCCCTCTCTGGTACTTAAATAACACCACATGTAGAGAGGTGGATGAGTTATTAGACTATGAATCCCTAGTATGATGATACAGGCATCGAATTGAACACATTATAACAGTGAAAGAACTTACCAGATGATATACATATCACATATGGttgatttaaaggggaactcaaCTATGCACATCATATGTaaaagttgtataaagccttttgtgacTCCAGAGGGAGCTTCATATAGTCATTTGAGTCAGTGTTGGTGGGGGCTGAAGACTCAAGGTCTTTGCATACCAAAGTCTGTACTTTTTGGATGAGTTTTTTTATTCCGCCATCcaataaaaaacataacagACAGAAACCTCGCACACTGAGTCcgatgcattttattattctatttgttaCAAAAGATTTGCgatacaagacaaaactgaattaattaagtGGGTGCAATGGATAACGCTAGTCCAAAACAGGACTGATGAATAAGTGACATTAGCCAGAAGCTATCGTTAAActgcctagagcacaatcactactgtctaatcttttgTACATCGTCAGAGCACAATAACCCACTCCTTCCTTTGTGGCTTTACCCCAACTGTCACAACATGAGGTCAAACAGTTATCCACTGACAAACACTGAGACCAAATCATATATGGTGACAAAATAGTAACTCTTTTCTGTTCTCTTTCCCATCCAcgtctttctccttctctctctctctctctgtatctccatctctcactccgACCCACCTCCTCATTTCcctgtctttctctttttttctctctctctacgcTCCATCTCCCTCCCCACGGTCtacttcctcctctctgtctgcagcTGTCGTTTATCGTGCGTCTCATTCCCAGCCCGGACTGGTTTGTGGGCGTGGAGAGCGTTGAGCTGTGTGACGGCGACCACTGGAAAGAGAATGTGTCGCTGGAGCTTTTCCCATACGACGCAGGAACTGACAGCGGGTTCACCTTCTCTTCTCCCAACTTTGAAACCATCCCACAGGACAAAATCACACAGGTGGGTCAGACTGAGCCAAGAGCAACAACAACCATCAATCCAAAGCCAGAAATCACTAATCGCGTGAACAGGGACATGAACTTAACGTTGCTTGATAAAACCAGTGTTGACAAGGAAGTGCATATTATTTTATACCACTttttgtgcacagtataaacaAGAagcaaaatcaaatcaatttgaCATCAGACAATAAAACAAATGCCTTGAAGGCTTTGTTCATTCTACTTATGCAACGTTTTAgcacactgtatatatagtggACAGTATAAACTGTTTTTATCACCATTTGGAGCACTTTAGTACCCTAAATACTCAACACACAAAGATCTTCCTTGCCCAAAATCATGTATTTCTTTAACATAATTAAAAGGATGTTGCTATTAACTGCTATTCCTTGTTCATTTCCCCTCCACAGATCACTTCTTCCTTCCCTAACCACCCTGCCAACTCCTTTTACTACCCCCGCGTGAAGCACCTGCCGCCCATCGCCAAGGTAACGCTGACTAAGATAAAGAAGACCAATCAGATCATCAGCCTGCCCGTGGAGCCGACGCAGTCCAACCAACTGCCAACAGGAAACGAGATCGAGGACACGCTCATAAGTAAGTCTGAGGAGCAGAGATACTCACACTGGCTAAAATGTGGTATGTTGATGAGGATAAGGAGCTTTCATGATAACAGCAATCAGTAACAACAGAAAccaaaccaaaagaaaaaactgaatGGTGCTGTAATTATTTGTACTACTATTGTTGAGTAACATACATTTAAAGGTTTAAGAGATGCCAAAACACTGCACAACAGTTTATAATAGTAAGAGACAAGATTTTACAACTCTGGGAAGTTACCACGACAGAGTGGGTCCCCATTTCTTTTTATCTTGCACGGGCACAAGGTTCACACGTGCAAATACGCAGGCAATGTTATACAAATTCCTGCCGCCAGTTTCATACTATTCTGCTGATCAACAGTGGGGCGACAGTATTGTTCAGAGCACAACAAAGTGGCAGGAAAGGCAGGAAAGAAGAAGACTACAAGCTAGCAAACAAACGATTTTAAGTATTCAAAAAATTAGCTTTGcagatgttttatgaggaaggaaatgcaatCAACATGGTTTGTTAGGCCTCAAAGATACATACAATCACATTTGGTAcgaaacactgaatgtaaacataacacTGTTTGTTTACGAGGAAACTCCACAAGATACCAAAATGTCCAGTAGCAAAAATGTTGCTTGtataccataaaaaaaaaaaaacttgcactTATGCATAGCCGTCACAATATGATCGACA from Sebastes fasciatus isolate fSebFas1 chromosome 10, fSebFas1.pri, whole genome shotgun sequence carries:
- the spon2b gene encoding spondin-2b, translating into MDNTTNILSISEALYHLMVVMLTLGQSVHSMPVPTDVPMCTASEPAQYKLTFSGKWTRAAFPKQFPVYRPPAQWSNLIGVTHSSDYHMWQRNSFASNGLREFAEKGEAWMLMKEVEAAGERIQSVYGILSAPAVAGGTGQTNTEFEVFARHSYLSFIVRLIPSPDWFVGVESVELCDGDHWKENVSLELFPYDAGTDSGFTFSSPNFETIPQDKITQITSSFPNHPANSFYYPRVKHLPPIAKVTLTKIKKTNQIISLPVEPTQSNQLPTGNEIEDTLINTPLDCEVSLWSPWGLCKSKCGDPGVQHRTRYIIMHSANSGLACPLLEEERKCSPDNCL